A DNA window from Arachis duranensis cultivar V14167 chromosome 3, aradu.V14167.gnm2.J7QH, whole genome shotgun sequence contains the following coding sequences:
- the LOC127745753 gene encoding uncharacterized protein LOC127745753, with protein MLPSPRRTVPPSLPHRAAASSLAPGFAASRLLPWLPFQTEPRTRLDAETWGLALVIAFRLQWLVQIDLLLQLKGILDSDLMPLKLRKWQNNAIIVSDRKI; from the exons ATGCTTCCCTCGCCTCGCCGCACCGTGCCTCCGTCCCTCCCTCACCGCGCTGCCGCTTCATCTCTCGCGCCTGGTTTCGCTGCCTCGCGCCTACTCCCATGGCTTCCATTTCAGACAGAGCCCAGGACTAGGTTGGATGCAGAGACTTGGGGGTTGGCCTTGGTTATTGCATTTCGGCTGCAGTGGCTTGTCCAGATTGACTTGTTGTTGCAGTTAAAGGGGATTCTGGATTCTGATTTAATGCCATTGAAGTTGAG GAAGTGGCAAAACAACGCTATTATTGTCTCTGACAGGAAGATTTGA